In the bacterium genome, AGATAAAATTCGGGTTTCCGATCAGAGTCGCTTGATAGAGTTCGTATAAATACACCATCACCGCCTGGCCAAGATTGAGAGAATTATGCTGATGAAAAGTCGGTATGCCTGATTGGATCTGGCACTGGTAAATTTCTTCATTCAATAAGCCGTTGCGCTCCCGCCCGAAAACGACCGCGACCGGCTGATGCGCACTGACTTCACAAATACGTTCAGCCGTCTCTTTTGGCGTAAAAGAAGGAAAATGCGTATCACGTTTACGAGCCGTGGTCGCCACCGCCAACACCACGCCTTCCAAAGCTTTCTCAAGCGTTTTAACAGTTTGTGCGCTTTCGAGAATTTCTTCGGCATGAACGGCCATCCATCGGGCTTCTTCGGATAAGTAATCGCAAGGATTGACCAGCACTAATTGCGTGAGACCGAAATTTTTCATAGCCCGCGCAACGGCGCCGACGTTTCCCGGCGTTTGCGGCTCCACCAAAATTATTTTTACGTGTTGCAGCGGTGATCGCAGGTGGGAAGCGGGAGGCATCAGCGAAATTCCTCATCGATCCGCTGAAGCTTTTCTTTAATGCTTTTTTCGATATCGATCATTTTAGACGGCGCCCCTTTCATTTCAATCGTTTTGAAGTCGTTGTCCGTACCTTTGACTTCGCGTACAATATCGTTGAGGCTGTCGATGACGGCGGCAATGCGCCGCGTCTCTTTAACACAAATTTCCGTCAAATTATGATAGGTCGGAACCTCATCCAACTGGCGCGCTAATTCCGCCCGTGTCGAAATAACGGCCGCCGCGTTACGGATATGATGAGAAATGGTCGTCAGCGATTCGATCAATCCTTCAAGGTGTGCGCTACGTTTTTCTTTCTCGATCAACATGTTGAGCAATCGGTTTTGATCGGTTACGTCTTTCGCAATAATTGAAACGCCGACCACTTCGGACACTTCATCTTGGATAGGCGACGCGGTCACATATGCCGCGACGATATTGCCCGTTTTAGTGATCAATTGACACTCAAGATTTTTCAACGCGCCGCCTTCCATTACTTCGACTACCATGGAACGCATTTGTCGCCTGTTTTCATGCGGCGACAACATATCGACGCTTTTGCCAAGAATTTCGTCGGATTTATATCCGAGTAATTCTTCGGCGCCAAGATTCCACGAAAGAATACATTGTGTTTTGCCAACGGCAAAAATCGCATCGCCGGCATATTGTACCAGGCTTTGAATATACTGTTCAAAATTGTCCACGATTTTTTTCCTTATATGGAAATGATTATTTAATTCCAATAATACCGATCATACGACCGGACTTCCCCCCGCTGCCACGATGCGAAAAGAACAAATCGCCGTATTCAACGGTACATAAGCCGCTGATCGTAATATTTTCTACGCCGGCGGTGCGCAACTGCGAAGCATTGGCTTGCCACAAATCCAAGTGCGGTTTAATAAAACCGTTGCGGTGAATGAATTGCGGATCGAATTTTTCTGCCACATCCTCGCTAATTTCATACTGCTGCATACTGATAGACGGACCGATAATGGCAACGATTTCAGTCGGATCAATCTGAAATTTGGACGTAACCTGGTTAATCGTTTTCAATGCGATGGCTTTTTCCGTACCGCGCCACCCGGCATGGATAACCCCGACAACCTGTTTGCGGGGCTCATAAAAAAATATCGGAACACAATCCGCTACCGTCACCGTCAGAAAAACATTTTTGCGATCCGTAAAACACGCGTCGGTTTGGTCGACGAATCCGGGTTCAGTCACATATCTAATTCTATCTTCATGAACTTGCTTTTGCCTGACAATTCGATCTTGAGAAATGTTTACAGCCTGAAAAAAACGGCGGCGATTTTCTTCCACGGATTCGCGAACATCCTCTGTTCCAAGTCCCATATTCAGAGAGTCATAGGGCGCTGTGCTCACGCCGCCTTTACGGGTCGTAAAAAAAGCAGCCACTTCGGAAAATGGTTCAAAACTTTTAAACCGGCCAAATCCGATGCCATCGGAATAGTGCACATCCATATTAATCCTGTTCGACAATTTCCGGGTGAATGACAACGTGGGTGATCTCAGGCAGATGCTGGTAGATATGATTTTCAAATGATGTCATGATCGCATGCACTTCGTCCAGAGAAAGATTCGGATCGATGATACAATTTAACAATAATTTTTTTTGTTCGCCGAATTGTAAGACGATCAGATCACTACAACTGACTACGCCTTTTTCTTCAGCCGCAATTTCGTGGACGTGTTTGATCACGGCTTTCGACTGGTTTGTAATATCTTTAGCGGTCAACACTTTATCGCGCGCGTCTTCAATGTGCGTTTTGACGTTACGGATCTGCGGGATTTTTTGAATCAGTTTTTTTTCAATACGTGAAGAAACGGCATGGGCGTCAGCGAATTTAGGATACGGATCGCATTCAAGATGAAAATCAACAATATATTTTCCACCGATGTTTTGCGCACGAACATTGTGGCAGGCCAGTCCTTCTTGAATAACAATCATACGGATTTTATCGATGATACTTTCGTCATCCGTTTCCTGCGGTTCCATATGGATGATCACGTCCGCATTTTTGACGATCTCCGAAATTTTATGTTCAACTTCTTCCGTAACTTCATGAGCGCGCTCGAAAGCAACCGTTCGCCTGATCATGATATACATGTCGACAAATACTTTCGACCCCGATTGACGGACTCTTAAGTGCCGGAAACTCTGAATGCCTTCAACCGATGACAGCAGTTTTTTAATTTTCTCCGCGATGTCTTTAGGATATTGATCGGTAAGCGCTGCAACGGTTTCTTTGAGAAGCCGACCCGTAACAAACAAAACGAAAATTGCCACGCCGATGGCCGCCAGGGAGTCGCCTGCGTGCCATCCGAAATACGAAGCAATCAAACCGAAAATGACTACTAAGGAACTCCAGATGTCGGTTGAAAAGTGGAGTGCGTCAGCTTCGAGCGCCTGGCTTCGGTATGTCCGCGCAACACGGAGCAATGCCCGAGTACGGCTATAATCGATAATGATCGACAAAACCATCACTCCAAAACTCCATGCGGTCACTTCGACTGTAATTTGGTCGAACCATAGCCGTTCAATAGCCGACTTAATGATAAAAAAACAGGTAAGAATCAAAATGCCGGTTTGCATAAACGCGGAAAT is a window encoding:
- a CDS encoding cation-efflux pump, with amino-acid sequence MTYNKKMQAEKTRVALTSVLAAVFLTAIKLIVGFSTSSLGILSEAAHSAMDLGAALLTYVAVRISDKPPDEDHAYGHGKVENISAFMQTGILILTCFFIIKSAIERLWFDQITVEVTAWSFGVMVLSIIIDYSRTRALLRVARTYRSQALEADALHFSTDIWSSLVVIFGLIASYFGWHAGDSLAAIGVAIFVLFVTGRLLKETVAALTDQYPKDIAEKIKKLLSSVEGIQSFRHLRVRQSGSKVFVDMYIMIRRTVAFERAHEVTEEVEHKISEIVKNADVIIHMEPQETDDESIIDKIRMIVIQEGLACHNVRAQNIGGKYIVDFHLECDPYPKFADAHAVSSRIEKKLIQKIPQIRNVKTHIEDARDKVLTAKDITNQSKAVIKHVHEIAAEEKGVVSCSDLIVLQFGEQKKLLLNCIIDPNLSLDEVHAIMTSFENHIYQHLPEITHVVIHPEIVEQD
- a CDS encoding PAS domain S-box protein, which encodes MDNFEQYIQSLVQYAGDAIFAVGKTQCILSWNLGAEELLGYKSDEILGKSVDMLSPHENRRQMRSMVVEVMEGGALKNLECQLITKTGNIVAAYVTASPIQDEVSEVVGVSIIAKDVTDQNRLLNMLIEKEKRSAHLEGLIESLTTISHHIRNAAAVISTRAELARQLDEVPTYHNLTEICVKETRRIAAVIDSLNDIVREVKGTDNDFKTIEMKGAPSKMIDIEKSIKEKLQRIDEEFR
- a CDS encoding RNA methyltransferase translates to MPPASHLRSPLQHVKIILVEPQTPGNVGAVARAMKNFGLTQLVLVNPCDYLSEEARWMAVHAEEILESAQTVKTLEKALEGVVLAVATTARKRDTHFPSFTPKETAERICEVSAHQPVAVVFGRERNGLLNEEIYQCQIQSGIPTFHQHNSLNLGQAVMVYLYELYQATLIGNPNFIWDYAHPSQMEKLYARIQKILELSEFKSRKTIDNFMLGVKRVFGRTPFEDRDVRLFHKIFQEIEFFIKHRSKK
- the pgeF gene encoding peptidoglycan editing factor PgeF, with amino-acid sequence MDVHYSDGIGFGRFKSFEPFSEVAAFFTTRKGGVSTAPYDSLNMGLGTEDVRESVEENRRRFFQAVNISQDRIVRQKQVHEDRIRYVTEPGFVDQTDACFTDRKNVFLTVTVADCVPIFFYEPRKQVVGVIHAGWRGTEKAIALKTINQVTSKFQIDPTEIVAIIGPSISMQQYEISEDVAEKFDPQFIHRNGFIKPHLDLWQANASQLRTAGVENITISGLCTVEYGDLFFSHRGSGGKSGRMIGIIGIK